The Salminus brasiliensis chromosome 8, fSalBra1.hap2, whole genome shotgun sequence genome has a window encoding:
- the zic2a gene encoding zinc finger protein ZIC 2a, with translation MLLDAGHQFPGLGVGTFARHHAAGDMQDRDLSLAQNSFVDSAHMGAFKLNHELSPGQSSAFTSQAPAYPAAALGAHAAHVTSYASSPFNSTRDFLFRSRGFGESSPAGGQHAIFGPAASSLHHSHADGQGHILFPGIHEQHGSHGSPNVLNGQMRLGLAGEVFGRSEQYHQVSSPRADPYSAAQLHNQYGSMNMNMGMNMAAHHHHHHHHPGAFFRYMRQQCIKQELICKWIDPEQLSNPKKSCNKTFSTMHELVTHVSVEHVGGPEQSNHICFWEDCPRESKPFKAKYKLVNHIRVHTGEKPFPCPFPGCGKVFARSENLKIHKRTHTGEKPFQCEFEGCDRRFANSSDRKKHMHVHTSDKPYLCKMCDKSYTHPSSLRKHMKVHESSPPASDSSPAASSGYESSTPPGLVSPSTETQSNTNLSPSSAVHTSNGHSSLSSNFSEWYV, from the exons ATGCTACTGGACGCTGGTCATCAGTTTCCCGGCTTGGGAGTTGGAACGTTCGCGAGGCACCACGCGGCCGGCGATATGCAGGACAGGGACTTGAGTTTAGCGCAGAACAGCTTCGTAGACTCGGCGCACATGGGCGCCTTTAAACTGAACCATGAGCTCTCCCCGGGACAGAGCTCGGCATTCACGTCCCAGGCACCCGCTTACCCCGCCGCGGCGCTGGGCGCGCATGCCGCCCATGTCACGTCGTACGCGAGCTCGCCGTTCAACTCCACGCGGGACTTTCTGTTCCGCAGCCGCGGCTTCGGCGAATCGTCACCGGCGGGCGGCCAGCATGCGATCTTCGGCCCCGCCGCAAGCTCGCTGCACCACTCGCACGCGGACGGCCAGGGCCACATCCTGTTCCCGGGCATCCACGAGCAGCACGGCTCGCACGGCTCGCCCAACGTGCTTAACGGGCAGATGCGCCTGGGGCTGGCGGGAGAGGTCTTTGGCCGCTCCGAGCAGTACCACCAGGTGTCCAGCCCGCGGGCCGACCCCTACTCGGCCGCGCAGCTGCACAACCAGTACGGCtccatgaacatgaacatgggCATGAACATGGCAgcgcaccaccaccatcaccaccaccatcccgGTGCCTTCTTCCGCTACATGAGGCAGCAGTGTATCAAGCAGGAGCTCATATGCAAGTGGATCGACCCGGAGCAGCTGAGCAACCCCAAGAAGAGTTGCAATAAAACTTTCAGCACCATGCACGAGCTCGTCACGCACGTCTCCGTGGAGCACGTCGGCGGACCCGAACAGAGCAACCACATCTGCTTCTGGGAAGACTGTCCGCGGGAAAGCAAGCCTTTCAAAGCCAAATACAAGTTGGTCAACCACATTCGTGTTCACACGGGGGAGAAGCCGTTCCCCTGCCCCTTCCCGGGCTGTGGCAAGGTCTTCGCGCGGTCGGAGAACCTGAAGATTCACAAGAGGACGCATACAG ggGAGAAACCGTTTCAGTGTGAGTTTGAAGGCTGCGACAGACGCTTCGCGAACAGCAGTGACCGAAAGAAGCACATGCACGTTCACACTTCAGACAAACCCTATCTGTGCAAAATGTGTGATAAGTCATACACACACCCCAGTTCTCTTCGAAAGCACATGAAG GTTCACGAATCGTCGCCACCAGCCTCTGACTCGTCGCCGGCAGCTAGCTCTGGATACGAGTCCTCCACGCCCCCCGGCCTGGTGTCCCCCTCCACCGAGACCCAAAGCAACACTAATCTGTCGCCTTCGTCAGCGGTGCACACCTCAAACGGACACAGCAGCCTGTCGTCCAACTTCAGTGAGTGGTATGTGTAA
- the zic5 gene encoding zinc finger protein ZIC 5 → MEPPLSKRNSAIRLADLAATQPLPHQNMTGFPGIGGHHPHSHHAHLHPGEMGNDPGVALTPFGPEHMAQTNALKLSPSQPIQSHPEAQTAASFTSSQTTVGFPVAHPHSGYASSRDFILRRELSASAMHALGDQHSSASSPHHHGMFISPTGAYGHAEGGAHPLFTGLHEQAAPGAHHHALNGQMRLGLPGDIYGRPEHFGHRPEHYGPPSSLHTYNSMNLNVNIASAPHGATGAFLRYMRQPIKQELICKWIDQEQTAKKPCSKTFSTMHELVNHVTVEHVGGPEQSNHVCFWEECPREGKAFKAKYKLINHIRVHTGEKPFPCPFPGCGKVFARSENLKIHKRTHTGEKPFKCEFDGCDRKFANSSDRKKHSHVHTSDKPYYCKVRGCDKSYTHPSSLRKHMKVHCKSPPPPSNNSGAGYHPSSGGLGDALSPPSAGEAHRSRSTNLSPQVTNLNEWYVCQGSAVPNHLHTPSSDVPTSESDDEDSFRHSDPRTML, encoded by the exons ATGGAGCCCCCTTTGAGCAAGAGGAATTCGGCGATAAGATTAGCGGATTTGGCAGCGACTCAACCCCTTCCTCATCAGAATATGACAGGCTTCCCGGGGATAGGGGGGCATCACCCTCACTCCCACCATGCCCACCTCCACCCTGGGGAGATGGGCAACGACCCCGGAGTGGCTCTCACTCCATTTGGACCCGAGCACATGGCACAGACAAATGCTCTCAAACTTAGCCCATCTCAGCCCATTCAAAGCCACCCCGAAGCCCAGACCGCGGCATCCTTCACTTCTTCTCAGACCACAGTTGGTTTCCCCGTGGCTCACCCCCACTCGGGCTACGCAAGCAGCAGGGACTTCATCCTCAGGAGAGAGCTCTCTGCCTCTGCTATGCATGCACTTGGCGACCAGCATAGTTCCGCCTCCTCCCCTCATCACCATGGCATGTTCATTTCCCCAACAGGTGCTTATGGGCACGCGGAAGGTGGTGCCCATCCACTTTTCACTGGACTTCACGAGCAGGCGGCCCCAGGTGCCCACCACCATGCGCTCAACGGCCAGATGCGCCTGGGTCTGCCGGGGGACATCTACGGCAGGCCAGAGCACTTCGGCCACAGGCCCGAGCACTATGGACCGCCGTCGTCACTGCACACCTACAACTCCATGAACTTGAATGTGAACATCGCTTCAGCTCCTCACGGAGCCACGGGGGCGTTCTTGAGGTACATGCGGCAGCCCATCAAGCAGGAGCTCATCTGCAAGTGGATCGACCAGGAGCAGACGGCGAAGAAGCCCTGCTCGAAAACTTTCAGTACAATGCACGAGCTGGTCAACCACGTCACCGTGGAGCACGTTGGGGGACCCGAGCAGAGCAACCACGTCTGCTTCTGGGAGGAATGTCCGCGCGAGGGGAAAGCTTTCAAGGCGAAGTACAAGCTGATCAATCACATCCGAGTTCACACGGGGGAGAAACCGTTCCCCTGCCCGTTCCCCGGCTGCGGGAAAGTCTTCGCGCGCTCGGAGAATCTCAAGATTCACAAGAGGACCCACACAG GCGAGAAGCCCTTTAAGTGCGAATTTGATGGCTGTGACAGGAAATTCGCCAACAGCAGTGACAGGAAGAAGCACTCCCACGTCCACACGAGTGACAAGCCATACTACTGCAAAGTGAGGGGCTGTGACAAGTCCTACACGCACCCCAGCTCCTTGCGCAAGCACATGAAGGTCCACTGCAAGTCCCCTCCGCCCCCTTCAAACAACTCCGGAGCCGGGTACCATCCGTCGTCGGGAGGCCTCGGCGATGCCCTCTCTCCGCCGAGCGCAGGGGAGGCGCACAGGAGCCGCTCCACGAACCTTTCTCCTCAGGTCACCAACCTTAACGAGTGGTACGTGTGCCAAGGCAGCGCCGTTCCCAACCACCTCCACACCCCCTCCAGTGACGTGCCAACGTCGGAATCCGACGACGAGGACTCTTTCAGACACTCAGATCCGAGGACAATGCTCTga